In the genome of Geminocystis sp. M7585_C2015_104, the window GTTGATATCTTCCAGTTCAACAAGACGATTCCAGGCTATAGTTATACTGATGAAACTCCCCCCTTTCAATGTATCAGAGAAATAGTAGTCATGAAAGTTGTTTTCCTCAATGGAATCATAGTTCCAACCAATTGGAGGTATTTTAACCCTGTGGCTATATTTTCCAGCTATCAATTGTTTATAGGCGCGCATGGTGTTTAAATGGCCGGTGCCCATCTCCATATCGAGGGGTATTTTCGGGTCTAAATAAGCGTCACTCTCCAGCCAAGTTTTGTTTCTCTGGGTTAAAACAGTGCGTGTCATTCCCAGCAAATTGCCGTCACCTTTATCCGCCAATTTGTCAGCAGAATTAAGCAGAATCGCTTTCATAACCTCCGGCTGGCGATAGTCAAGGGAAGGCAAAACACCCCGACGCCAAAGTCTATCCCCCGCCTCCTGCAAGAGGGCAACTGAACCAGTAATATGGGGAGCTGCAAAACTACTACCAGAAACGGTCTCCAACCTCCCTTCCAGATTGTACACCCGAAGGCGATGTCCCGGAGCCAAAATACTAACTGCACGTCTGCTACCTACATTGATTTCCCCAGGGATTAAGGCTTTGGCAATACTGGCTGGGGAGATACTTAAATTGGCAAAGTCGACTTTCCTAAACACCCCATCCTGTTTACGACTATAAGCAGTGGTGATGCCATTGTAATTGTCAGTAGGAATGGGAATACCCCCCAAACCCTGATTGCCTGCCACCACATATAAAACACTATGTTGTCTGGCAGACCAGTCTAGACACTGAGTGAACAAAGCGTTACCATCTAATTGGGGGTTTTTCCTCTCATCCCTGGCTAAAGACTCCCCAAAACTGATATTAATCGCCCTAACATTACCACCATCCTGCAATGCTATATTTTGAATGGCAAGGCACTCCTGTTGTTGTTGAGCATATTTT includes:
- a CDS encoding S8 family serine peptidase, with protein sequence MRDSLVFLTTTLAIFSLPVAANSLEDSLSERGIDVIRLHQPPYNLTGHKISIGQVEIGRPKKFGLDKLPPTHRPIPLARLFYLDAPAIANSNIDNHAMMVAGVMVGRHKRFTGVAPNARLYVGAIGTLKYAQQQQECLAIQNIALQDGGNVRAINISFGESLARDERKNPQLDGNALFTQCLDWSARQHSVLYVVAGNQGLGGIPIPTDNYNGITTAYSRKQDGVFRKVDFANLSISPASIAKALIPGEINVGSRRAVSILAPGHRLRVYNLEGRLETVSGSSFAAPHITGSVALLQEAGDRLWRRGVLPSLDYRQPEVMKAILLNSADKLADKGDGNLLGMTRTVLTQRNKTWLESDAYLDPKIPLDMEMGTGHLNTMRAYKQLIAGKYSHRVKIPPIGWNYDSIEENNFHDYYFSDTLKGGSFISITIAWNRLVELEDINGSGKYEQGERFIDRGLNDLDLELLKIDNKTEKATICSSVSKVDSVEHIFCQLPVTGRYKIRVRYTKRVNQPSQAYAIAWQAVGIGISPQP